TGGAGGGGACGGCCATGTGTTGCCGATAACTGCTTCCCATTGGGAATATGTATTCGGATTCCAGAACAGCGGTCTTCCGGTGCCAGTGAAGGAGTCTGATCTTCCTCCAGGCACCCTTAAAGCGATGGCCCTCAAGTATGGTGAAAAGAATACATCAACCTCAAAGAGCACAATAATCATAGCAAAATCTGTAAAGGAATTGGCAGGGCCGGTTGACGGTGAAGGAAAGATAAAGCCCCTGGCTAATCAGCGTGATAGGGCCTcgttcatggaaaatttcatgaTTGTGTTGCTGGGGCAGATTTTATGTCCTTCTACCGATGGGGGTAACATGTCTTTAAAATTGCTAGGTGCAGTTTCCGTGGCAAAGAATGCATCACTGTACAATTGGTGTGAGTTTTGTCACACATGGCTTTTAGACTACGGAGACGCTTGTCAGCGGAAGATAGACCATCAGGGGTATGCCGCTGGGACTGgtggttgtgtgttgtttttgctGGTGCGTCTATCTTACTgaaatatttaatgttttaaattataTAAAAGGTTAATACTGTTATTGTTGTGGTGTTAGTATCCTGTCTTATATTACAGTGCCTTACCTGAAAGTGGATTTGTTTTACAGATTTTCTACCTAGACCATTTATGCAGGCATCCTGTGAGATGGGATGAGTTTCCCAGGATCAAAGTCTGGACACAAGACGAAGTGGATGAGGCCAAGAATCGGGATAGGAAAGCGAGTGAAGATTATGGAAGGATTACGGTGGGTAACTGGTTGTTAGTCGGTCGTATTTGTCATATTAAATTTTGTATTATCTAATCTGACTGAAATCTATTCCTTTTATAATCTTTCCAGACTGTTGATGTTGTGTACGAGGATCCTCATCCCCTTTACGGCAGGGAGGGTAGACGGTCTCCCGCAGTAGAGGTTGCTGAGATGGTAGCACAGATGACTTCTTCAGAATGGAGACGCACCCTAGCTCAGGAGGTCACAGAGATGGTATGGGAAGTTAAACGCTTTCCTCAATTTTATGTTGATGTTAGTGATTAATAGCCATAAATGTTTTAGGGTTTCAAATAGTACTCATAAATGTCTTTAGGTGTACCATATGAATGATATTGATGTTGTTTGGTACTCTCTGTAGTGGGATAATTTTCAAATATTGAGTGTTAGTGATAAACAGGCATACATGTTTAACTAGTAAAAAATAGTACTCATGTCTGTGTGTATGAATTACTTTACCTTTTTTTCTGTTTAGGTTATGGGGCAGCTTGCTCCATTATTGCAAGATCGCCGGGGCGTATCCCGTGAAAGAGGAATGAGGTCATATCATGCTACCGATCATTTGACGATAGATGTTGATGGTGTGGCTATGCCGTTGGACAAGTCTGTCAATAAGGTGCTTACAGAGTTGGATGCCGATGACGATTTCGATGTGGAGTTGCAACCGTCTGATGGGGGACGTGTATTTGTGGGCCCTCATGGGAGTGTGCCAGTTATGAATCCCCTAGACCCGGTCAGCCACGGTGATGTACCTTTGGTCCACACTGCTGTCAGCCACGGTGATGTACCTTTGGTCCACACTGCTGTCAGCCACGGTGATGTACCTTTGGTCCACACTGCTGATGATGTTGGTGTAGTAGCAACTGAGCCAGAAACAAGCAAGCACCCGGTCGACCAAACACATCAGCACGGACAAGTTCAAGCTGGTGACGGGCCACCTTCAGATGGAATGTCATCGGAGAAGGTGGGACAGCTGGGTGTAGTTGAAGACAAAGAGGATGATGAAGACAAAGGTGAGGAGAATGTTGAGGAGCCGGAAGAGCAGGATGGTGGCGTCAAGGATGGGGGGCCGAATAACagggatgatgacgatgatgaggGACCGGCTAATGGTCCTGTGCAAGGAACGGTTGCAGCATCGCCCTTGGAGAACATCGCTCAAGAGAACCCCTCTGAAGATAAGAACAGTGAAGAGAACACCAGTCAAGATAACCCCACTGAAGGGAAGACCACTGATGAGAATCTCCAAACTGATGACCAAGAACGACCACGGGAGAAATTGATCCTAAGGATTCCGAGAACAAACCCAAAAACACGCTATCGGCAGACGCGAGTACGAATGACAAAACTTGAGAGTGACGTAGTAGCTTATGTGGAGTCATACAATCCTAAAGGGAAAGAGCAGTACGTTCTACAACTTTTACTCATGTAACACTTCAGTACGTTGTATACACTAATGTACGTTGTACATTTATGTAATGATAATCACTTGTATCTGTATTTTATGTTTGCAGGGGGGCCATGCTTATCGAGTGTGATGGTAATGATGCAAATCGGATGATGTGCTACTCGGTTGTGCGTCCTAGGGAGTACGTGCATTCCCAGTACGTTCGGGCCGTTGCAAACATATACAACAGGGAATGGGCTCTGGAATACCCAACGAATTCTCGCAGAATCATGCTGGACTCCTCATTTGCGGTATGTTCTCCTAATATTCACCATTAATGAAATCAATAAAGTAAGCGTACGAGGTTTCTTAGTTTTTGGTTGTTGTGCTTTACAGTATCAGAAATTAAAGACGAGGGAAACATATGCTGGTCTGCTGAAGAAGTGGTTCACCCCTCTCCAGAAGATTGTGTCAGCTGATATATCCGTGGTAAGTCTAATTAGTCTTTTTACTCCATGTTTAGATGTCTGATTATACGCCAACAACATGTGTCTGACTATTTTCGGACTAATAACTGAGTGATGAGGCCGTATTTTAAGGATTTGGAAATAAGTTCCTACATGCCTTTTACGTTGAATGATTGCTCTCTATTTGGTCAGTTCGGgatttgtcttctttttgagGAACGTCCTTGTACAATTTGTTATTTTAGTTTTTGGTGTATTAATTGTCCGCGACACACAGGTATGCGATTTGTAAGAATTTGTAATTATCATGTCCAGGTCTATGTTCCAGTTGTGGACAACGGACATTGGTGGTGAGTTGCTTTTGCACTGAAAGAACAGAAGATATGGTTCATTGACAGCATGTATACTAATCCTGCTTCCGAGCATTCTGGGGATGTTAAAAAATTGGTATCTAATCATGTGATATGTAGTTTTTACTTAGTTTTTACTTAACCTGGTTTGGTGGGAGTTTAAGAACATTGACTTCACTCATTTTATTGTACTCACATAATACGGTCTCCTCATTCCAGATAGCAGCTGTGGAGTACGTTCTACATTGGAGGGACACGCAGTATAATACAGCTCCTGTTTGGAAGTTGAAGCAAATGCATACTTGGCCCTTGGACTCCATTAGCTTCCCTGACTACAACGACAAGTACTGTTTATGCTACCTTTTCATCGTCGAGTAACCACCTTAAGTCTTACTGATAtgttttgtttggctttgtagtCATGCGTGTGGAATAGTAATGCTTATGGCTATCCAGGAAAGTGCAAGGGCATTTACAAAGATGATGCAAGTGGTAAGTCCTCTACTACTGTAACTGTAAGTGCTATACCCCCACACTATAAACTTACAGTTGTCTTTTCAAACTTGTTTTGGGACAGGGGGACATCAATGTAGCTCGGAAGGCACTGTTTTTGTCTCACTTGAATTCAGATTTCAACTCCTGCCGCCCGCTTCTTCCCCAAATCGTTGCAACCCACTGCCCAGTTCGTTGATGTTTGGTCGTGCTTCATCTGCTAACGTTTAGGGTTTTTAACTGAGAAAACAATTGCACACTTATCTGGTCATTTTTTGAAATGTGATTAACGCGTGAACTAAATCATAGTTGTTGTCTTTTGATACTCACGTTATTCCTAGGAGATGGGATTCATTGCTTGCAGGTATGTTTTGTAAGTTTTGTGGTATGCTTTGTATCGTGCATTAAAGATTTACAATACGAGTTTGGTACGTGTTGTGGTACTTAATAGGTTGTTTGGTACCGTTATTAGAAAAGTTTGGGTACAATCTACGAGTTTGGTACAGCCTGAACTTTGTTCCGGCTTTGCATGGTACCAAGCATAAATTGAGTACCAAACAAGATCAGATATGTACCACACGAACATTAGTAATTGTTGCTACAAAAGTTGGATGATTAAGAGTTAGACAAAATAGTACGAAAACACGGTGACCTCAGTAATCAAAATTTGCGGTGTTTATGAATTTAGTCAATAACTATTTTTCATTTCAGCAGTGTTTATTGTTATAAAGGATAAAAATGTTATATCAGGTCCTAAGTCAGGTCCGATCCGTTCGACAGGCTGGTAATTTTGTATCGAAATACAATTTTGACACATTAGTTTTTTTAGATACATAAGTACTGGCACACgagttgagatattaagagtgaaATTAACGGTTGCTACAAAACATTAAGTACTGGCACACGAGTTGAGATACATAAGTACTGGCGCACGAATTTCTACATTTTGTATAATTCATCCTGAAATCCATCCAAAAAAACAAGAGCATTATATATATGTTTATGCAGA
This Spinacia oleracea cultivar Varoflay chromosome 6, BTI_SOV_V1, whole genome shotgun sequence DNA region includes the following protein-coding sequences:
- the LOC110802789 gene encoding uncharacterized protein, which produces MSFPGSKSGHKTKWMRPRIGIGKRVKIMEGLRWTVDVVYEDPHPLYGREGRRSPAVEVAEMVAQMTSSEWRRTLAQEVTEMVMGQLAPLLQDRRGVSRERGMRSYHATDHLTIDVDGVAMPLDKSVNKVLTELDADDDFDVELQPSDGGRVFVGPHGSVPVMNPLDPVSHGDVPLVHTAVSHGDVPLVHTAVSHGDVPLVHTADDVGVVATEPETSKHPVDQTHQHGQVQAGDGPPSDGMSSEKVGQLGVVEDKEDDEDKGEENVEEPEEQDGGVKDGGPNNRDDDDDEGPANGPVQGTVAASPLENIAQENPSEDKNSEENTSQDNPTEGKTTDENLQTDDQERPREKLILRIPRTNPKTRYRQTRVRMTKLESDVVAYVESYNPKGKEQGAMLIECDGNDANRMMCYSVVRPREYVHSQYVRAVANIYNREWALEYPTNSRRIMLDSSFAYQKLKTRETYAGLLKKWFTPLQKIVSADISVIAAVEYVLHWRDTQYNTAPVWKLKQMHTWPLDSISFPDYNDNHACGIVMLMAIQESARAFTKMMQVGDINVARKALFLSHLNSDFNSCRPLLPQIVATHCPLLSFDTHVIPRRWDSLLAGCLVPLLEKFGYNLRVWYSLNFVPALHVFIVIKDKNVISGPKSGPIRSTGW
- the LOC130463851 gene encoding uncharacterized protein gives rise to the protein MSRGEYVKFHGVVVATQRANCGRKQPSVICRTDAFSKIIAAFDESRRSCVRKMGFGGMLDLKISKLPRQLCYWLMSRLDGGNSYLVGGDGHVLPITASHWEYVFGFQNSGLPVPVKESDLPPGTLKAMALKYGEKNTSTSKSTIIIAKSVKELAGPVDGEGKIKPLANQRDRASFMENFMIVLLGQILCPSTDGGNMSLKLLGAVSVAKNASLYNWCEFCHTWLLDYGDACQRKIDHQGYAAGTGGCVLFLLVRLSY